Proteins from a genomic interval of Lycium ferocissimum isolate CSIRO_LF1 chromosome 2, AGI_CSIRO_Lferr_CH_V1, whole genome shotgun sequence:
- the LOC132046870 gene encoding uncharacterized protein LOC132046870 has product MACLEMYNQNNSDDHNKQLYSMSPRISFSNDFIDSNTNSSSSHHRQHMIMKNERSYRDAPVSSDFEFSVTNYSMISADELFSKGRLLPFKEGCSSGHSQKTTLRDELLNDDNDDEFTLRIPKSSTRWKGLLGLKKSHVGSKKIDKKNEDKRSEELANGSKNSQEVYNGSGSGRDMDFRFNGKYEEQGSN; this is encoded by the exons ATGGCATGCTTAGAAATGTACAACCAAAATAACTCTGATGATCACAACAAACAACTTTATTCAATGAGTCCTAGAATTTCCTTCTCCAATGACTTCATCGACTCAAATactaattcttcttcttctcaccATCGACAACATATGatcatgaagaatgaaaggTCTTATAGAGATGCACCTGTTTCCTCTGACTTTGAATTCTCTGTCACTAATTATTCCATGATTAGTGCTGACGAACTTTTCTCTAAGGGTAGGTTGTTGCCCTTTAAAGAAGGTTGCTCTAGTGGACACTCTCAGAAAACTACTCTTCGTGATGAACTCCTcaatgatgacaatgatgatgagtTTACCTTGAGGATACCCAAGAGTTCTACTAGGTGGAAGGGTCTATTAGGCCTTAAAAAATCTCATGTTGGGTCCAAGAAAATCgacaagaaaaatgaagacaAGAGGTCTGAAGAGCTGGCTAATGGCAGCAAGAATTCCCAG GAAGTATACAATGGGTCTGGTAGTGGAAGGGATATGGACTTTCGTTTTAATGGAAAGTATGAGGAGCAGGGCAGTAACTAG
- the LOC132046871 gene encoding B3 domain-containing protein Os01g0234100-like → MKIKVVHRSSPPNQEDKSYPDMPKKEVLDEEPENQQLELPDSAIPKDNLSLVDASIPINSLIPSPSLLGKRRRKPKEIIDQIPTIPYRKKRVIKKQVQSNNAVADAGCKSISTKQERAAADGSGSATQMKSAVIIRADDLLSSIGNEYPSFVKLLVRSHVGSCFWMGLPVPFCKNHLPRKDTQVILESENGEEFEIKYIAEKTGLSAGWRKYVVAHKLVEGDALVFQLVEPTRFKVYVIRANDLKEVDGALSLLNLDAPLKQSDAEGTNAHNIKKRQKKSLPLTVVQRRKRKADLSRQLVPLEAQSGNDSDEVASEILEGSKSFGPAVNFRDIKSLEEFHILVNGLCIDSELPEHIRRKYYKLCCSRSSFLHDRLLQGLHCKLVAGMIFEVINIADMIRACTLTTPRKEFDIWEKSLKSFELLGMNVGFLRTRLRWLLSLAFDSEGASDTKRYLEAKNEWSRAEDQIRNLETKLEELKQASEKYGADVEALKSKAESYELMFQGEVNAPW, encoded by the exons ATGAAGATAAAAGTAGTTCATCGAAGTTCACCCCCAAATCAAGAAGATAAATCCTACCCAGATATGCCCAAGAAGGAAGTTCTTGATGAGGAACCTGAAAATCAACAACTTGAGTTACCTGATTCTGCAATACCCAAAGACAATTTGAGTCTTGTTGATGCTTCCATCCCAATTAACTCCCTGATTCCCTCTCCTTCCTTGCTg GGTAAAAGAAGAAGGAAGCCCAAGGAGATAATTGATCAGATTCCAACAATTCCCTACAGGAAGAAGAGGGTAATCAAGAAACAGGTCCAATCCAACAAT GCAGTAGCTGATGCTGGGTGTAAGTCAATTAG CACCAAACAAGAGAGGGCTGCAGCTGATGGTTCTGGAAGTGCTACCCAAATGAAATCAGCAGTCATCATTCGAGCAGATGACCTACTGTCAAGTATTGGAAATGAATATCCCAGTTTCGTGAAATTATTAGTTAGATCACATGTTGGTAGTTGTTTTTGGATG GGACTTCCTGTGCCATTCTGCAAGAACCATCTACCAAGAAAGGACACTCAAGTTATTCTTGAAAGCGAGAATGGCGaagaatttgaaataaaatacaTTGCTGAAAAGACTGGACTTAGTGCAGGATGGAGAAAGTACGTTGTTGCTCACAAGTTGGTTGAGGGAGATGCTTTAGTTTTTCAACTAGTTGAGCCTACTAGATTCAAG GTCTATGTCATAAGAGCAAATGATCTAAAGGAGGTGGATGGCGCTCTTAGCCTTCTAAATTTGGATGCACCCCTCAAGCAAAGTGATGCAG AGGGAACTAATGCTCATAACATAAAGAAGCGTCAAAAGAAATCTCTTCCTTTAACTGTTGTGCAAAGGAGAAAGCGAAAGGCGGATCTGAGTAGACAACTTGTTCCACTGGAGGCACAGTCGGGAAATGACAGCGATGAAGTTGCTTCAGAAATTTTAGAGGGCTCGAAGTCCTTTGGACCTGCTGTTAATTTTAGAGACATTAAGAGCCTTGAGGAGTTCCACATTCTGGTGAATGGATTATGCATAGACTCTGAACTTCCTGAACATATAAGGAGAAAGTACTACAAGTTATGCTGCAGTAGAAGttcttttcttcatgatcgTCTTCTACAAGGCCTTCATTGTAAGCTGGTTGCTGGTATGATATTTGAGGTCATCAACATTGCCGATATGATAAGAGCTTGCACTCTCACCACCCCACGGAAGGAATTCGATATATGGGAGAAGTCACTGAAATCTTTTGAACTTCTGGGCATGAATGTTGGATTTCTGAGGACTCGTCTGCGCTGGTTGCTGAGTCTTGCATTTGACTCGGAAGGCGCTTCGGACACCAAGAGGTACTTGGAAGCTAAAAACGAGTGGTCTCGAGCTGAAGATCAGATACGGAATCTTGAAACGAAACTTGAGGAACTGAAACAAGCTTCTGAAAAATATGGTGCTGATGTTGAGGCTCTGAAATCAAAAGCTGAGAGCTATGAGCTTATGTTCCAAGGAGAAGTCAATGCTCCATGGTAG